Proteins encoded within one genomic window of Propionispora vibrioides:
- a CDS encoding secondary thiamine-phosphate synthase enzyme YjbQ, whose amino-acid sequence MEEFQLYTPEEGFIEITSQVMAAVARSKVEEGLCQVFVPHTTAGVTINENADPDVVTDMLKALDHMVPSLAYRHDEGNSRAHMKSSLLGCSLVIAITRGKLVLGRWQGIYFCEFDGPRSRRYCVHVIRQAESI is encoded by the coding sequence ATGGAAGAGTTTCAATTATATACGCCGGAGGAAGGATTTATTGAGATTACTTCGCAGGTGATGGCAGCGGTAGCGCGCAGTAAGGTAGAAGAAGGTCTATGCCAGGTGTTTGTGCCACATACGACGGCAGGTGTAACCATTAATGAAAATGCTGATCCGGATGTAGTTACAGACATGCTGAAGGCTCTGGACCATATGGTGCCCAGTCTGGCTTATCGACATGATGAAGGCAACTCGCGGGCCCATATGAAAAGTTCTTTGCTAGGCTGCTCGCTAGTTATAGCCATTACTAGGGGAAAACTAGTGTTAGGCAGATGGCAGGGAATTTACTTCTGTGAATTTGACGGACCCCGAAGCAGACGCTATTGCGTTCATGTTATCAGGCAGGCTGAGTCTATATAA